The proteins below come from a single Notamacropus eugenii isolate mMacEug1 chromosome 7, mMacEug1.pri_v2, whole genome shotgun sequence genomic window:
- the LOC140513584 gene encoding olfactory receptor 4K13-like encodes MEVKNNSMINEFILLGLTNSWELEIFFFVIFFLAYISILAGNCLIILMVTFDSHLHSTPMYFLLANLSLLDIILSIVTLPKMIIDFFRERKTISFWGCMAQIFLAHLLGGSEMILLIVMAVDRYLAICKPLHYTTIMNHRILVGSVLLSWTVGFVHTMSQMTFMVSLPFCGPNMIDDVFCDLPLVLKLACTDTYVLELLVVAFSGLLSLFSFIVLLVSYIVILVIVWHRSSSGLSKALSTLSAHITVVILFFGSLILIYAWPVNSYSLDKFLSVFYSVVTPLLNPIIYSLRNKEMKAAMNRLRSRHVCSNTHF; translated from the coding sequence ATGGAGGTGAAGAACAACTCTatgataaatgaatttattttgctaGGACTCACAAATTCTTGGGaacttgagattttcttttttgtgattttcttccttGCCTATATATCCATCTTGGCTGGGAACTGTCTCATTATACTCATGGTGACTTTTGACTCCCACTTGCACTCGACTCCCATGTACTTCCTTCTTGCCAACCTCTCCTTACTTGACATAATTCTTTCCATTGTAACTCTCCCTAAGATGATCATAGACTTCTTCAGAGAGAGGAAAACCATCTCCTTTTGGGGCTGCATGGCACAAATTTTTCTGGCTCATCTCTTAGGAGGAAGTGAGATGATTCTTCTCATAGTAATGGCTGTTGACAGATATCTTGCAATATGTAAGCCCCTCCACTATACTACTATCATGAATCATCGAATTCTGGTGGGAAGTGTACTGTTGTCATGGACAGTTGGTTTTGTGCACACTATGAGCCAAATGACCTTTATGGTGAGTCTGCCCTTCTGTGGCCCCAATATGATTGATGATGTTTTCTGTGACCTTCCCTTGGTGTTGAAACTTGCCTGTACTGACACTTATGTCCTGGAACTGCTGGTTGTTGCTTTCAGTGGGCTGctttccctgttttccttcattGTTTTGCTTGTCTCCTATATTGTTATATTAGTTATTGTATGGCATCGCTCCTCTAGTGGACTGTCTAAGGCTCTGTCTACACTGTCTGCTCATATCACAGTGGTAATTCTTTTCTTTGGATCCCTAATCTTAATATATGCTTGGCCAGTTAATAGTTATTCATTAGATAAATTTCTTTCAGTGTTTTACTCAGTTGTTACTCCTCTACTGAATCCAATTATCTATAGCTTAAGAAATAAGGAGATGAAAGCAGCCATGAATCGACTCAGAAGTCGACACGTCTGCTCTAACACACACTTCTAA